From Ipomoea triloba cultivar NCNSP0323 chromosome 5, ASM357664v1, the proteins below share one genomic window:
- the LOC116020528 gene encoding dirigent protein 22-like, with translation MSLSRLTPLPGYLSESTPSQHLLAQIFIALCRLLITTPPSLHQRPPPPDVSSKLVGRAQGIYTSAAFDEIGLLMVLNFAFVEGKYNGSSLSMVGRNAVVSVVREMLVVGGSGLFRFARGYAQAKTHTYDPKTGDAAVEYNVYVFHY, from the exons ATGAGTTTAAGTCGTCTGACCCCATTACCCGGTTACCTCTCCG AATCGACACCATCACAACACCTCCTCGCCCAAATCTTCATCGCTCTGTGCCGTCTCCTAATCACAACACCACCGTCGCTCCACCAGCGTCCACCACCACCAGATGTCTCCTCCAAGCTGGTGGGAAGGGCACAGGGGATATACACCTCGGCGGCATTCGACGAGATAGGGCTGTTGATGGTTCTCAACTTTGCGTTCGTGGAAGGCAAGTATAACGGAAGCAGCCTGAGCATGGTGGGCAGGAACGCGGTGGTTTCCGTCGTTAGGGAGATGCTGGTGGTGGGCGGGAGTGGGCTATTCCGATTTGCTCGCGGCTATGCTCAGGCCAAGACTCACACATATGATCCCAAAACCGGCGATGCTGCCGTGGAGTACAATGTTTATGTTTTCCATTACTAG
- the LOC116020801 gene encoding protein RSI-1-like: MAAARLHSTTSFLLLSLFLVLIAFSNVAQGYNRLRPKDCKPRCTYRCSATSHKKPCMFFCQKCCATCLCVPPGTYGNKQTCPCYNNWKTQEGRPKCP, translated from the exons ATGGCGGCAGCACGACTCCACTCAACCACTTCATTTCTTCTCCTCTCACTCTTCTTAGTCTTGATTGCTTTCTCCAATGTCGCCCAA GGATACAACAGGCTTCGGCCAAAAG ATTGTAAGCCGAGATGCACTTACCGTTGCTCGGCGACGTCGCATAAGAAGCCGTGCATGTTCTTCTGCCAGAAATGCTGCGCTACCTGCCTCTGCGTTCCTCCGGGGACTTACGGCAACAAGCAGACCTGTCCTTGCTACAATAACTGGAAGACTCAGGAAGGCCGTCCAAAATGCCCTTGA
- the LOC116021044 gene encoding GDSL esterase/lipase At5g37690-like, with the protein MAILRSVVVAVLSVAVLLISPSSAASSAVTYVFGDSLTEVGNNNFLQSLAKSNFPFYGIDYKGGVATGRFTNGRTIGDIISEKLGIPSPPPYLSLGPNDEAHLKGVNYASGGAGILNDTGLYFIQRLTFDDQIKYFEKTKEVIKAKLGNESAEKHCNEALYFIGLGSNDYVNNFLQPFLADGQQYSHDEFVELLMTTLDQQLTRLHELGARKIIFHGLGPLGCIPSQRVKSKNRECLKQVNLWVQHFNSRVEGLLGDLNKRLPHAQMMFADTYKDVLDLIENPSTYGFKISNTSCCNVDTSVGGLCLPNSRLCKNRTEYVFWDAFHPSDAANAVLAAKIFASLHSGDANAPSPAAAPAPAPSARHRRLLKVT; encoded by the exons ATGGCAATTCTAAGATCAGTAGTTGTAGCAGTTTTAAGCGTTGCAGTGCTGCTAATTTCGCCGTCTTCTGCAGCATCATCAGCTGTGACATATGTGTTCGGGGACTCGCTGACAGAAGTGGGAAACAACAACTTTCTGCAATCCCTCGCAAAATCAAACTTCCCTTTCTATGGAATTGACTATAAGGGAGGAGTGGCTACTGGGAGATTCACCAATGGAAGGACTATTGGTGACATAATAT CTGAAAAGCTTGGGATTCCATCGCCCCCGCCATACTTATCGTTGGGGCCGAACGACGAGGCACATTTGAAGGGAGTGAACTATGCATCTGGTGGAGCTGGGATACTCAATGATACTGGactttatttt attCAGAGATTGACATTCGACGATCAGATAAAGTACTTCGAGAAAACTAAGGAAGTGATCAAGGCAAAACTGGGAAATGAGTCTGCAGAAAAGCATTGCAATGAAGCACTTTACTTCATAGGACTTGGCAGCAACGACTATGTAAACAACTTCTTGCAGCCGTTTCTAGCAGACGGGCAGCAATACAGTCACGACGAGTTTGTGGAGCTTTTGATGACAACCTTAGACCAACAGCTCACT AGGCTTCATGAACTTGGAGCGAGGAAAATAATATTCCATGGTTTGGGGCCGCTGGGGTGCATTCCATCCCAGAGGGTGAAATCAAAGAACAGAGAGTGTTTGAAGCAAGTGAATCTGTGGGTTCAGCACTTCAACTCCAGAGTTGAAGGTCTTTTGGGCGATCTGAATAAGCGTCTCCCACATGCACAAATGATGTTTGCAGACACTTATAAAGACGTGTTGGATCTAATCGAGAACCCCTCCACCTATG GGTTTAAGATATCGAATACGTCGTGTTGCAATGTGGACACGAGTGTGGGAGGGCTATGTCTGCCGAACTCAAGGCTGTGCAAGAATAGAACAGAATATGTGTTCTGGGATGCGTTTCATCCTTCAGATGCTGCAAACGCCGTGCTGGCGG